In the Streptomyces sp. SJL17-4 genome, CGCCGCGCCCGCTCCCGCACCCGCGCCCGCACCTGCGACCACGCCGACGGCCAGTAGATCGGTCTCCCGCTCCTGTTCCAGCATCCGGCGCAGCGGTCCGTCCGCCTCGGCGAGCTCGGCGTACGGGCCGCGCTGCACGGTCCTGCCCTCGTCCAGGACGAGCACCTCGTCGACCGCGTCGAGTCCGTGCAGCCGGTGGGTGATGAGGACGGTCGTCCGGCCCTCGGTGGCCCGGAGCAGATCGTCGGTGAGCGCGTCGGCGGTGGCCAGGTCCAGGTGCTCGGCCGGCTCGTCGAGGACGAGGACGGGGAAGTCGGCGAGCAGGGCGCGGGCGAGCGCCAGGCGCTGCCGCTGACCGCCGGACAGCCGGGATCCGTGCTCGCCCACGAGCGTGTCGAGCCCCTCCGGGAGTCGGTCGACCCAGTCGAGCAGCCGGGCGCGGCGCAGTGCCTCGCGCAGTTCCTCGTCGCTCGCCCCGGTACGGGCGAGCCGCAGGTTCTCGCGGACGGAGCTGTCGAAGAGGTGGGCGTCCTGGGCGCAGAGGCCGACGAGCCGCCGCACGGCGTCGCCGTCGAGCTCCCAGGCGGGCACCCCGCCGAGCCGGTACATGCCCTGCTCCACGTCCAGGAACCGCAGCAGCACCTGGGCGAGCGTGGTCTTCCCGGAGCCCGAGGCACCGACGACGGCGACCCTGCGTCCGGCCTCCAGGGTGAGCCGGAAGTCGGCGAGCGCCTCCCGGTCCTGCCCGGCGTGCCGGGCGGAGAGCCCGGACAGTTCCAGCGGGAACGCGTTCGCCGGGGGAGTCGCGGGCCGGGCCGGCTCGTGTACGGGGACGGGGGAGTCGAGCACCTCGAAGACCCGCTCGGCACTGTGCTTGACGCGCTGCCGGTATTGGACGGCGAGCGGCAGCCCGGTGACGGCCTCGAAGGCGGCGAGCGGCGTGAGGACGACCACGGCGAGGGCCACCCCGGCGAGCCGCCCGTCCACCACGGCCTGGACGCCGACGACCGCGGCGGCCGCGACCGTCAGGCCGCAGACCAGGGCGGAGAGTCCGGCGCCGAGTGCGGCGGCCGCGGCCTGCCGGGAGGCGATGCCGGTGAGGGTGCGGTCGGCGGTCCGCGTCCGTTCGATCCGGTCCCGCAGGGCGCCGGCCACGGTCAGTTCGGCGCAGCCGCGGAGCAGATCGGCCACGGCGGTCGCCAGGGCGCCGCGCGCGGGGGCGAGCCGCCGTTCGGCACGGCGGGCGAGGGCGCCGCTGACCGCCGGCACGAGGACACCCGCGACGAGCAGGCCCACGGCGAGGACGGCACCGGCCTCGGGCAGCAGCCAGGCGGTGAACCCCGCGGAGGCGACCCCCACGACGAGCGCGGCGCCCGCCGGGAGCAGCCAGCGGAGCCAGTAGTCCTGGAGCGCGTCGACGTCCTGGACGAGCCGGGAGAGCAGATCCCCGCGGCGCGTGCGGCGCAGCCCGGCGGGCGCGATCCGCTCCAGACGCCGGTAGACGGAGACCCTGAGTTCGGCGAGCATCCGGAGGACGGCGTCGTGCGAGACGAGCCGCTCGGCGTACCGGAAGACGGCCCGCCCGATGCCGAACGCGCGCGTGGCGGTGACGGCCACCATCAGATAGAGCACGGGCGGCTGTTCGGAGGCACGCGAGATGAGCCACCCGGACACGGCCATGAGCCCCACGGCGGATCCGAGCGCCAGGCTCCCGAGGAGCAGAGCGAGCCCCATCCGCCCCTTGAGCTCCCCAGCCATGCCCCGGACACGCGTGAGAACCGACCCCCCGGTGGTGGGCACCTGTTCCGCCTGGGGCGGTGGGTACATCCCCGCACCGGCGTCGGAGCCGACGCCCTCGTCGCCCTGGACGGCTGCCCCTGGCACCTCCGCCATGTCGGCGCCCGCACCGATCGCGACACCTCCAGGCGCGGCGCCGCCGACCGTCACCACCCGGTCCGCCACCGCAAGCAGCGCGGGCCGATGGGCCACCAACAGCACCGTCCGCCCGGCCGCCAGCCGGCGCACCGCGTCGACGACCCCCGCCTCCGTCTCGCCGTCCAGCGCCGCCGTCGGCTCGTCGAGCAGCAGCACCGGCCGGTCGGCGAGGAATCCCCGCGCCAGCGCGAGCCGCTGCCGCTGCCCCGCCGACAGTCCGGCCCCGTCCTCGCCGAGCGAGGTGTCGAGCCCCTGCGGCAGCCCCGAGACGAACCCGTCCGCCCCGGCGTCCCGCAGGGCCTCGCGTACGGCCTCGTCCGAGGCGTCCGGGCGGGCGAGCCGGACGTTCTCGGCGATCGTCCCCGCGAAGAGGTACGGCCGCTGCGGCACCCAGGCGATCCGCGACCGCCAGGCCTCCGGGTCCAGCGAGGCGAGCGGCTCGCCCCCGACCCGTACGGAACCGCCCTCCTCCGGGACGGCGAACCCGAGGACGACATCGAGCAGCGTCGACTTACCGGCCCCGCTCGGCCCGACCAGGGCCACCGTCTCCCCGGGCTCGACCGTCAAGGACAGCGCGTCCAGCGAGGGCTCGGTGCGCCCGGAATGACGTACGGTCACGCCCTCCAGCTCCAGCCGTACGGAGTCCGGGGCCGGGTTCGCGCCCCCGTCCCGTACCGGCTCCTCCAGGACGTCGAAGATCTCCTCGGCCGCCGCGAGCCCCTCCGCCGCCGCGTGGAACTGCGCGCCGACCTGCCGCAGCGGCAGATACGCCTCGGGCGCCAGGATCAGGATGACGAGACCGGTGTACAGATCGAGTTCGCCGTGGACGAGCCGCATGCCGATGGTCACGGCGACGAGCGCGACCGAGAGGGTCGCGAGGAGTTCCAGCGCGAAGGAGGAGAGGAAGGCGATCCGCAGCGTGCGCATGGTCGCCCGGCGGTACTCCGAGGTGATCGCGCGGATCGACTCGGCCTGGGCCTTCGCGCGGCCGAAGATCTTGAGGGTGGGAAGCCCTGCCACCACGTCCAGGAAGTGCCCGGAGAGCCGGGAGAGCAGCTTCCACTGCCGGTCCATCCGGGCCTGGGTGTACCAGCCGATGAGGATCATGAAGACCGGGATGAGCGGCAGGGTGACGACGATGATCGCCGCCGAGACCCAGTCCTCGGTGACGATCCGGGCCAGCACGGCCACGGGCACGACGATCGCGAGCCCGAGCTGGGGCAGATAGCGGGCGAAGTAGTCGTCGAGGGCGTCCACACCGCGCGTGGCGAGGGCGATCAGCGAGCCGGCCTTCTGGCCGCTCAGCCAGCCCGGCCCGAGCGTGGCCGCACGGACGAGAAGCCGGCCGCGGAGTTCGGACTTGACCGCCGCGCTCGCCCGGTGGGCGGCGAGCTCGGTCAGCCAGGAGACCAGCCCCCGTGCCGCCGCGATGCCCGCGAGCAGCAGCAGGGGGGTGGTCAGGGCGGAAACCGACTGGCCCTTCTGGAAGGACCCCACCACGATCTCGGCGATGAGCATCGCCTGGGCGATGACCAGCGCCGCCCCGACAAGGCCGAGGGTGACCACCGCGATCAGGAAGACACGGGTGGCCCTGGCGTACCGGAGCAGGCGCGGATCGATCGGTTTCACGTGAAACATGCTCCCTGGAAAGGGCCGGCTAGTGGGACTCGGCGAGGTGCTGCGTACCGATCCGCTTGCGGAACACCCAGTAGGTCCAGCTCTGGTAGAGCAGCACCAGCGGGGTCGCGATCGCCGCGCACCACGTCATGATCTTGAGCGTGTACGGGCTCGACGACGCGTTCGTCACGGTAAGGCTCCACTCCGGGTTGAGTGAAGACGGCATGACGTCCGGAAAGAGCGCGAGGAAGAGCATCGCCACGGCGGCGGTGATGGTGACGCCCGAGAGCGCGAACGACCATCCTTCGCGCCCCACCTTGATCGCGCCGATCGCCCCGACCAGGGCCACCACGGCGATCAGCATCGCCGCGAGGCTCCAGCTGTCCCCGGTGTCGATCTGGGTCCAGCTCAGGAAGCCGAGTGCGACCAGCGCCGTGACCAGGCCCAGCTTGAGCGCGAGCGCCCGTGCCCGGGTCCGGATGTCGCCGACGGTCTTGAGCGAGACGAAGACCGCGCCGTGGAAGGTGAAGAGCGTCAGCGTGACCAGGCCGCCGAGGAGCGCGTACGGGTTGAGCAGCTCCCAGAAGCTCCCGACGAACTCCATGTTCGCGTCGATCTTCACGCCCCGGACGATGTTGCCGAAGGCCACACCCCAGAGGAACGCGGGGATCAGCGAGGTCCAGAAGATGGCCTGCTCCCAGTTGCGCTGCCAGTTCTCCTCGGGCCGCTTCACCCGATACTCGAAGGCGACACCGCGGATGATCAGGCAGACCAGGATGATCAGCAGGGGCAGGTAGAAGCCGGAGAAGAGCGTCGCGTACCACTCGGGGAACGCGGCGAAGGTCGCGCCTCCCGCGGTGAGCAGCCACACCTCGTTGCCGTCCCAGACGGGTCCGATGGTGTTGATGAGGACGCGCTTCTCGGGCCGGCCGCGGGCGAGCAGCTTGGTGAGGATCCCGACCCCGAAGTCGAAGCCCTCGAGGAAGAAGTAGCCGATCCAGAGGACGGCGATGAGTACGAACCAGACGTCGTGGAGTTCCATGCCTCGATCTCCTGAGCCTCAGTACGAGAAGGCCATGGGGCGGTCGGGGTCACGAGAGTCCCCGCCGATCTTGGTGGGCGGGTTGAGGTCGTCCTCGGTGAGCTCC is a window encoding:
- the cydD gene encoding thiol reductant ABC exporter subunit CydD; translation: MKPIDPRLLRYARATRVFLIAVVTLGLVGAALVIAQAMLIAEIVVGSFQKGQSVSALTTPLLLLAGIAAARGLVSWLTELAAHRASAAVKSELRGRLLVRAATLGPGWLSGQKAGSLIALATRGVDALDDYFARYLPQLGLAIVVPVAVLARIVTEDWVSAAIIVVTLPLIPVFMILIGWYTQARMDRQWKLLSRLSGHFLDVVAGLPTLKIFGRAKAQAESIRAITSEYRRATMRTLRIAFLSSFALELLATLSVALVAVTIGMRLVHGELDLYTGLVILILAPEAYLPLRQVGAQFHAAAEGLAAAEEIFDVLEEPVRDGGANPAPDSVRLELEGVTVRHSGRTEPSLDALSLTVEPGETVALVGPSGAGKSTLLDVVLGFAVPEEGGSVRVGGEPLASLDPEAWRSRIAWVPQRPYLFAGTIAENVRLARPDASDEAVREALRDAGADGFVSGLPQGLDTSLGEDGAGLSAGQRQRLALARGFLADRPVLLLDEPTAALDGETEAGVVDAVRRLAAGRTVLLVAHRPALLAVADRVVTVGGAAPGGVAIGAGADMAEVPGAAVQGDEGVGSDAGAGMYPPPQAEQVPTTGGSVLTRVRGMAGELKGRMGLALLLGSLALGSAVGLMAVSGWLISRASEQPPVLYLMVAVTATRAFGIGRAVFRYAERLVSHDAVLRMLAELRVSVYRRLERIAPAGLRRTRRGDLLSRLVQDVDALQDYWLRWLLPAGAALVVGVASAGFTAWLLPEAGAVLAVGLLVAGVLVPAVSGALARRAERRLAPARGALATAVADLLRGCAELTVAGALRDRIERTRTADRTLTGIASRQAAAAALGAGLSALVCGLTVAAAAVVGVQAVVDGRLAGVALAVVVLTPLAAFEAVTGLPLAVQYRQRVKHSAERVFEVLDSPVPVHEPARPATPPANAFPLELSGLSARHAGQDREALADFRLTLEAGRRVAVVGASGSGKTTLAQVLLRFLDVEQGMYRLGGVPAWELDGDAVRRLVGLCAQDAHLFDSSVRENLRLARTGASDEELREALRRARLLDWVDRLPEGLDTLVGEHGSRLSGGQRQRLALARALLADFPVLVLDEPAEHLDLATADALTDDLLRATEGRTTVLITHRLHGLDAVDEVLVLDEGRTVQRGPYAELAEADGPLRRMLEQERETDLLAVGVVAGAGAGAGAGAAAGAGTETGSDREHLGPRP
- the cydB gene encoding cytochrome d ubiquinol oxidase subunit II, with the translated sequence MELHDVWFVLIAVLWIGYFFLEGFDFGVGILTKLLARGRPEKRVLINTIGPVWDGNEVWLLTAGGATFAAFPEWYATLFSGFYLPLLIILVCLIIRGVAFEYRVKRPEENWQRNWEQAIFWTSLIPAFLWGVAFGNIVRGVKIDANMEFVGSFWELLNPYALLGGLVTLTLFTFHGAVFVSLKTVGDIRTRARALALKLGLVTALVALGFLSWTQIDTGDSWSLAAMLIAVVALVGAIGAIKVGREGWSFALSGVTITAAVAMLFLALFPDVMPSSLNPEWSLTVTNASSSPYTLKIMTWCAAIATPLVLLYQSWTYWVFRKRIGTQHLAESH